In bacterium BMS3Abin08, the following are encoded in one genomic region:
- the pgsA_2 gene encoding CDP-diacylglycerol--glycerol-3-phosphate 3-phosphatidyltransferase: MVTVRLNLPTILTLSRIVFIPFFIVAAPDHPVLGAVIFSIASLTDFLDGYIARRTGQVTKFGIILDPIADKFLVITALVLLVEMESLSSFVAIIIIIREFLVTGLRVVALTRDIVIPAETGGKLKTTTQIFAILALLLKNSFFGINLYLTGTILIWLSLLLAVFSGIKYTFSFWKEMT, from the coding sequence ATGGTTACCGTAAGGCTTAATCTGCCAACCATTCTGACCCTTAGCAGGATAGTATTCATACCCTTTTTCATAGTTGCTGCGCCTGACCATCCGGTTTTAGGGGCCGTTATCTTTTCCATTGCATCCCTGACCGACTTTCTTGACGGGTATATTGCAAGAAGGACCGGGCAGGTCACCAAGTTCGGTATAATTCTTGACCCTATTGCGGACAAGTTCCTGGTAATCACAGCCCTTGTGCTGCTTGTCGAGATGGAGAGTCTGTCTTCATTTGTGGCAATAATAATCATAATACGGGAGTTCCTGGTAACAGGACTGCGGGTTGTAGCACTTACCAGGGATATAGTCATTCCCGCTGAAACCGGTGGAAAGCTGAAGACAACGACACAGATATTTGCAATATTAGCACTGCTCTTAAAAAACAGTTTTTTCGGCATCAACCTCTATCTTACCGGAACCATACTTATCTGGCTTTCACTGCTACTCGCTGTTTTTTCAGGCATTAAATACACATTCTCTTTCTGGAAGGAAATGACATGA
- the kdsC gene encoding 3-deoxy-D-manno-octulosonate 8-phosphate phosphatase KdsC produces MNKREIFEAAKKVKLLILDVDGVLTDGSIILDNEANEVKSFHVRDGHGLKLLAGNGVDVAIITGRYSKVVERRARELGIREVYQKCFNKVIAYEEIKNKYSLRDEDIAYIGDDIVDIPILKRAGFPVAVMDADNNVKDYSLMVTENRGGRGAVREVTDLILKAKGLWESIIDGYRKA; encoded by the coding sequence GTGAACAAAAGGGAAATTTTTGAAGCAGCAAAAAAGGTGAAGCTCCTTATCCTCGATGTTGACGGCGTTCTCACTGATGGGAGCATCATTCTCGACAATGAGGCCAACGAAGTCAAGTCATTTCATGTGAGAGATGGACATGGCCTTAAACTCCTCGCCGGAAATGGGGTGGATGTCGCCATCATAACGGGACGGTACTCAAAGGTCGTGGAACGCCGGGCCCGTGAGCTGGGAATCAGGGAGGTATACCAGAAATGCTTCAACAAGGTGATCGCCTATGAGGAAATCAAGAACAAGTACTCTCTTAGAGATGAGGATATCGCATATATCGGAGATGATATCGTGGATATACCAATCCTTAAAAGAGCAGGATTCCCGGTTGCCGTCATGGACGCTGATAACAATGTCAAGGACTACTCATTAATGGTAACGGAAAACAGAGGCGGCAGAGGTGCTGTAAGAGAGGTTACCGACCTGATTCTGAAGGCAAAAGGCCTATGGGAGAGCATTATTGATGGTTACCGTAAGGCTTAA